The genomic window CGGATCGGTGCCGTCGGCGATGCTCTGCAGACCCGACTTCATGATCGGGTCGCTCGTCGACTCGGCCTCCTGCTCGAGCGCGAGCAGCCCCTCGCGGCGGGCCCGCTCGGCGGTCGTGACGAGGTCGTCGATGACCGCGCGCGGGGCGGGCACCTTTCCGACGAAGGCCTGCGGCAGGGCGCGGACCGCGCGCACCGCGTCGCGGACCGTGCCGCTCGCGATCGCGACCGCGATCGTGCCGCCGAAGACGAGGATCATCGGGGCGGGCAGGAGGAGCGAGGTGATGCTCGCCCCCTCGAGGAGCGCCATCGCGACCATCGCGCCGAAGGCGATCGCGATACCGATGAGGGTCATGGGATCCATGGCTCAGACCCCCCGGGGCCGCAGCGCGACGGGTTCGAGCACCGGGCGCGGGCTCTCGTCCGCCCCGATCATGCTCTGGGCGTGCGAGATCACCCGGGCGCGGAAGGCGACGATCGCGGAGACGATCTGATCGAGCGACTCGGCGACGACGTAGCTCGCGCCGTCGACCATCACGAGGGTGGTGTCGGGGCTCGCGTGCACGCGCGCGATGAGATCGGGATTGACAGCGAAAGTGCTGTCGTTCAACCGCGTGACCATGATCATCCGTGTACCCCCGAGTCGCGCGCCATCCATAGCGCACCTACGACTATCGGCACGCGGACGGGCCCCGTTAGCCGCTGCGGGAGCGGCCGACGGGGCCCGTCGGGGTGCGGCGACTAGCGCTTGAGGTTGGTGAGCTCCTGCAGCACCTCGTCGGAGGTCGTGATGATGCGGGCGTTCGCCTGGAACCCACGCTGGGCGACGATGAGGTTCGTGAACTCCTGCGACAGGTCGACGTTCGACATCTCGAGCGCGCCCGTGAGCAGCGACCCCAGCCCGTCGGTGCCCGCGGCGCCGACGGTGGCGACCCCGGAGTTCGCGGTCGCCCGGTAGGCCGAGCTGCCGGCCTTCTCCAGGCCGACCGGGTTGACG from Microcella daejeonensis includes these protein-coding regions:
- a CDS encoding flagellar FlbD family protein produces the protein MNDSTFAVNPDLIARVHASPDTTLVMVDGASYVVAESLDQIVSAIVAFRARVISHAQSMIGADESPRPVLEPVALRPRGV